The Lewinella sp. 4G2 nucleotide sequence TTCGTGTTCTTGAACTACCTGCCAAAATCTAAGCACCTCCACATTCTGCTGGCCTTCCCCAACACTTTCTTCGCCCGGTTGAAGGAAAAAGGTGAGATGATCAACATGCCCGCCATCATGTATGAGGTGAAGTCGATGATGGACATTGAGGACCCCAACATGCCGGAAATGGACCCGGACGCGGAGTTGCCCGAGTTTGGGGCAAACGACATTTTTGATATGTCGCAGATCGACCTCCTCGGTGCCTACTCCTGTACGGAGTGCGGACGGTGTACGGACGTTTGCCCGGCCAACATCACTGGTAAAAAATTGAGCCCAAGGAAGATCGTCCAGAACCTACGGGACCGGACGGAGGAGGTCCGCACCAAAATCGATTCTGGCGATGCAGAATACGCCGCCAATAAAGAGGAGCCCGTCTCCGCCGACAACTTTGAGGATGGCCGTTCGCTGTGGGACTACATCACGCGGGAGGAAGTCCACGCCTGTACCACCTGTAACGCCTGCGTAGAGGCCTGCCCGGTGCTGATCAATCCACTAGAGATGATTCTGAAACTGCGCCGCCACGAGATCCTTACGGAAGCGGCCGGCCCCCAGGATTGGCTCCCCTTGTTCAACTCCATCGAAAACCAGCAGCGGGCCTGGAGCGTCGGGACTTCGCGTACCGCGTGGGCGGAAGAAGCTTGATTTCGATTGAACTGCCCCCTATTCTACCTTCCTACCCTAACGTAAAATTTACCGATCATGACCGTGAAGACAATGGCCGAGTTTGCCGCCGAAGACAAGACCCCCGAGATTCTGTTTTGGGTCGGTTGCGCCGGAAGTTTTGATGACCGGGCGCAGAAGGTAACGCGCGCCTTTGCACAAATCCTCAACGCTGCGGGGATCGAATTCGCCGTTTTAGGAGACGAGGAGGCCTGCACGGGAGACCCCGCCCGCCGGGCCGGGAACGAATTCCTGTATCAGATGACGGCCCTGCAAAATATCGAGGTCCTGAACATGTACGGTGTGAAGAAAATGGTCACGGCCTGCCCCCACTGCTTCAACACGATCAAGAACGAGTACCCGGCGCTGGGGGGCCATTACGACATCGTACACCACACGCAATTACTGCAGGAGTTGATCGATGCTGGCCGCATTAAAATGACCGGAGGTGGTGAGTTTAAGGGGAAGCGCATCACTTATCACGACAGCTGTTACCTGGGACGCGCGAATGGCATCTACGAAGCTCCAAGGGAGGTCTTAGAATCACTCGACACCCAACTCGTTGAGATGAAACGCAGCAAGCGCAACGGACTATGCTGTGGAGCAGGGGGCGCGCAGATGTGGAAAGAAGACGAAGAAGGTAAGAAGCGCATCAACGTAGAACGGACCGAAGAGGCACTGGCCACCGGGGCGGAAGTCATCGCCGTCAACTGCCCCTTTTGCCTGACGATGATGACGGATGGCGTCACCGGAAAGGAGAAGCAGGAAGACGTGATGGTGTACGACCTTAGTGAAATGATCGTGCGGCAGATGGCTTGATCCGGTCTTTTAGAGAATTTGCCATTCTAGTTTAGAGTGGCCTAACCTTACTTGCCAATTTTTTGGCACCCGCGTTAGCGCCCTAATCGCCCCGCAGAGGATTGCTGCCGCGCCCAAACTCATTTCAATAGCGCACAACCGTTGGACTAGGTCGCGTATACGTTCATTAGGAAGACGATCAGGAAGCTGATCACCGCAATGGCGAGGCCACCCACGAAAGTGTTGTAACTGATGGTGAGCAGCAAGTATTTTTTGTGCAGGACGGCACCGAGATCGTAAAGATCCCGCGAGAGATCATCGTACAGCGCTGCCTGATCGAGCTTCACGGTGCTGAGGTGCTCGACGAAATCGCTCTTCTCTAATTTCAGGAAATTACCAAAGTAGAGCAGGCTGGCCTCCTTGCTCTTGATCAATTTGTCCTTTTTGATCGTGTATTCAGTGACGCTGGGGCGGGCACTGAATACCGCGAAAATCACCGCAGTGAGCGAACTCAGCAGCAAGCTGATGATGGGTACGAGGAATTCGGGGTTTTCGAAAAAAGTGTCCTCAAAAGCAGTCAAACTGGCACCGGATAGGGTGACAACGATCGACAAGATGATTGTATTGATGGAAATCATCATGTTCGCTTTCCCGTCGGCGATACTACTGAGATTTACGTGGGTGCGGAAGGCCGTGCGGTAAACTGTATCGATGCCCCGGCCGAAGTTTTTACCGGTCTTGGCTTTGACCTCTTTTTGCTCAATCTTGTAGTTACTACTCTGCTGCTTGGCCACGTTTTTGCGGCGGCGGACGTCAAGATCCCGGAGGCCAGCTTTGGTCAGAAACTGATGGCGGAGTAGTGTTTCCTGGATCTCGTTGCCAAACTTGACCGGGTCGCCTTCCTTACCCGCGATGGCATCTCTTTCCAGCTGCAACAAATCTGCTCTGCGGTCGAAGCGCTTGCGTCCGAGCCAGCTCGTGGCGGCGTCGTGTAGGAGTCGCACGGGTAGGCTATTCTCCTCCGAAGCGGTATAGGCCTGAGTAATCCAGTCGCTCACATTGCCGCTTGGAGTCTCGAGGTCCAGATCGTTCTGCTCGGCAAACGCTGTCAATTCTTCGGCGGACCTGTCCGGAACGTTATCGGCTCCTCCAACGTAGCCGAGCGGATAGAAATAGGCAGCCACCACGAGAAGGTCTTGCGTCTGCTGGTCTACTCCCTCAGCGGCCGCCAACTCAGCGACCTTTTCGGCGATCTCCTCGGCGTACGCAAAGTTGTGGAAGAGAAACTTAGGGGCGAGGTCGGTACTGAAGCGGGCGCGCACGTGCAACCTCGCTTGATCAATGATCGGGTTGGTTTTCGAGCCCTGCTCCTCCTCTTTGGCCGCTTCCTTTTCTGCTGACTTACTCATTGCTGTTCGTTTTGTCTCCGGCCTTTTCCTTTCTGCTGAAGCGGGCAATTACGGCTTTCTTTCCTTTGGCCTCACTACTGATGTAGAGATCACCATTACGGCTGAATTCGACGCCTTCCGGTTGGCGGAAGATATTCTCCTTCAGCAATTCAATGTGCTTGATGTTACTCTCCCGGTCGATGACGACGAGGATCTTCCCCACTGAGCCTATGACGTAAATGTCGTTGGTGATGGGGTCCACTGCTACCCCGGATGGTTTAAAGTTGTAGCGGGAACGTTTGCCGTAGACTGCCTCCCCAACCTCAAATTCATCAATGTAGTAAGTGGGCTGCGCAATGATCTGGTTGGTCACCAAGGAGAAGCTGTAAATACCGTGGCGGTAGTCATCTTCCCCGGGGTTCAGTTCTTCTTCTTTTGGAACGATCAGAAGCGCGTCGGTGAGGGAATCATAAGCGATTCCTTCCGTGTCATTCCGGTAACTGAAGGCGGTCTCAATTTTTTCAGCCTGGTACTCTTCAATGCTGTCAGCATAGATAAGTCGGTGGAGGTCGCCATCCTGTTCGAGTACGTAGATGGTATCTCCTTTACGGGCGACGCCCTCGTAGTCTTTATCCTTATCGAATTTAAACGATCGCTCCACCTTACCACTCTTGGCGTCGATGATGAATAGCTCACCATCTTCATCCTGTACGGCCAGTAACTTCCCGTCTTCAAACCAGGGGCTCAATCCACTGATCTCAGCTAGGTCATTGGGCAGCTTGGCTACGTCGTCGGGGCGATCGAAATTATACCCAAATCCGTAATTGGGGTCGACTGCGTAGTGCTCCAGATCCGGGCTCTGGGTGTACGTCAAGAAGCCGTAGGTGCTGGCCACGATGACGATGCCGCCCAAAATAATCAGGGATAGCAGGTTCGGCCTTTTCAAAAGACTCATAGGTAGTAGTTTAGAAGGGCCAACCGGCGGCGAAAGCAACACGTGCATCATCGCTGTCGGTAAAGTACGTCAGGCTGATGATGGTAGCACCCAATGGGGCGAACCAGACACCCCCGCCGTACCCAACGTGCCAGGTGCCGCTGTCTTCTCCATCTAGCCACACCCGGCCATAATCCAAACCGAGGATAAAGCCACCGACGGAACTGACCTGCTGCTTCTTGGAACCGAAAGAGAATCCAAGGAATCGGAGATCAATGTTCTGGTAGAAGACGGTATTTCCTCGGTACCGTTCAGCGCGCGCGGAGCGGTAATTGGTCCGTCCGCCAAGGACACCCAACTGGTAAAATTCAGGGTCACCGATATTGTGTTCAAAGCCAATGCGCGTAGCGACATTGATCGCCTTTTTCAGCATCCGGTAGAGTGTGAAGTTGCCGCCAAATTTGGTATTCGTCCGGTCCGTCTCCCCGAGGTTGACGGCGTATTTGCCGTAGATGTCGTACTTGACACCGTTATCAGCCAATAGGGGTACGGCGACGTTGTTCGAACTGAAAATGGCCTGTAAACCCGAGAAGTTCTGCTCGCTGAAAACACGGTCTGGAATCAATCCTGCTTCGCGATCTCTTTCGATCAGGGCAAACTCGGGAATCTCATCACTCAGATCATAGCTTTCGTAGAAGGTACCCACTCTGAACTGAGTCCGATCCCTTTTACCACGAAAACGGATCATTGGGTTAACGCTAATCTGCCGGCGGCGGGCCCGGTTGTACTCCAGGATATCGTCATTGTCTAAACCTTCGATCTCATCGTCATCCGGTGCGCCGCTGCTATCGTTACCCAGGCCGAAGTAGTTAGATACGTAGCCGTCGCTGAAGAAGGAGGCGTTCATAACAAAGTCATTTCGGCGCCCGAGTACATCGTTCCATTCCAGGTTACCGTTGACGGTAAAGAACTCATTGCTACTCACCTTTCCGGACAGGCCGAAGCGGGCACGGTAAGGATCTGGCTTATGGCCGTGGATCGTCCGGGTAAACCCAGCACCGATGAATACCCCATCGTCCACGTTGAACCCTAAAGAGGGCATCGGAATGGTGTAGTTGGGGTAGTATTCGGTGAAGTTGAATTGATTCAGGTCCGGATGGTTATCGCTGCGGCGATCTTTGAAGTGGCCAATTTCGCCGGCCAGTTCGATGCCATCGCGCTCATCGTACACGCGGGCTTTTAGGTCTCCCTCCGCGACGGCCTTGTCACCGTCCGTACCGCCAATAATGCGAAGGCGGATCGGGGAACGTGCCCCGGAAACTTCGAAGTGATCGTCACCATCAAGGCCGTACAATTTCACGTCTTTGGTTTCCCCGACGTGGAAGGTGCGGCGGTAGAATTGCTCATCCGCTTCCCCCTTCTTGTTAGCATCATAGACCTCCACCAGTAGATCGCCGTTGTCCAGACCCTTTACGCGGAAGACATCGTCGTTACCAGTACCCAGGACGTTAACGCTTTCGGCGAGCACATCGTAGTACTCCGCCGCAAAGGCATCCAGTTGGCGGATGCGGCTTTTTAGTTTGTCCCCAACGGCTTCATCGTTTAAAGTGTAGTCACGGACTTCCGGTGGGAAGTATTGCATCGCTTCATCAATAGCTTCATCAGTCAGGGTCTCCTGGATAAATTTAGCTTGCGCTACCATTTGCTCCTTCGTGAGCTGGTTGAGGAAGACGCGGTCGTTCCATTTACCGTTCATGGCACGCCATTTGGCATCCTGAAGGTCTTCTTTGAAGGGGCGGAGTTTACGGGCCTCGGGGACAAATACGCGGGCTAAGCCCAGCAGTAATCCGTCGTAATTACCGTAGACCTGGTCCCGGTCGCGGCCGACGGCCACGTAGCGCGTTCGGCCATCTTCTTCCTCGAAAGCGGCCCAGCGCCACTGGTCGCGGTGGCGGTCCCAATCACCAATGAAGAAATCGAAGAGGCGGGCACGGGCAAAGTTCTCCTGGTCTGCATAGTTTTTCCAGCTGTCCTTCAACGCCTCGCGCATGGCGGAGTTGGAGATGATGTCCTTACTTCCATTGAAAAACCGGGTGCCCGACCAGTCTTCATCCGGCCGTTGTTCTACCCAGTACATCTCACCTCCGAAGTTGGTGTTGTAGTTGCCCAGTCCCTTTTGTTTAGGGATGTAGTAGAGCAATGGGTCCGCACCCAACAGATCGAGTTTGCGCTGCATCGAGGGCAACGTCAACGGTGCGTAGGGGTGGATGGCCGTGAATTGGTCCTTCACCAGGTCGGCGGCAAAGGATCTTTCTAGTAAACTCGGCAACAACTGCGCCGGGTTCTTCCGGACGGAACGGAGTTGGTAGAGGTGGCCGTCCCCACCCTTCGTATGAAGACTCATCGTCGTCATACCACCACCCCGACGGTAAGGCGTCAGACCACCGAATAAGGTATCCACATTAACTACGGGTACTTCGATCGGGTCGAAGTACAATTTCCGGTAATGGCGGCCGAAGACTTTATCGGCAAATTTGCCATTGTCGGAAGCTTCCGTTCCGTAAACGGAAGACTTCACGATCCGCTCGTTGACCACCTCGACGGGGACTTCTTCAATCTCTACGTCCTGATTCTTATTGATGTCTTCGATTACCCGGCGGTAGAACAGTTTCTCTTCCTGTCCATCTTCATCTACACTGTAAAAGCCAACGAAAACTTCACCGCTATCGTAGATATCGATGCGGGAATAGCCAACTGCTCCGAAGGCAAAGTTGGCATCGTTCCCATCGCTGGAAGGCCCGCGAACGGAGCCGCTTCCGGCGTTGATTTTGATGTATTCTTCTTCGTGAGCCATGAACATCGTGTGCTCGTGGCCGGAGACGAATATTACATTTTCTTCGTCGTCAATACCCGTTTTGATCTTGCGGATCATCGTTTGGTAAAGCAGGCTATTCACGTCGTTGGCGCCACCGGCTACCGACTGGATGCCCCGCGCAATACTTCCCACCACCGGTAGCGGTACGTAGGCCCCAGGGATTACATCCGCCAGGGGGAACAGGTGTTGGCGGAGACTGTAGTTGCCGCCGCGGTTGCCATTACTCTGTAGGGGGTGGTGGAGCATGACGATCTTTAGTTGGTCGCGGTAGCCCCGGATTTCGTCGGAGAGGGCCGTGGTGGCCGCGTCCCGTTCAACGTAGTCACAGCCTTCGCTGACTTCGCTACCGTTCGCCCAGTCGGCGAGGTACCAGGCGGAGTTAAAGCCGATCAGCCCTACCTTTTCGTAAAGCTGGGCGTCGTCAGGCCCGGAGCAAGCGTTGTTGGGCATGAACTTTACCTTCTTCTCGATCTCGTCGTCAAAAAAGTCTTCCAGACGGTCCAATCTTTCGAAGTCGCTTACGCGGCCCAGTTCATTTTCACCTGGGGTGTAGTAAACCTTGCCGGGTACCTGACCAAGCATAGTGCCGATGGCACGGAGGTGGTCGGCCTCATCACCCTTTTTTTTGCGCAGTCCTTCCGGGCCGGTAATGTCACCCAACAGGAGTAAAGAGCTTTTCTTTTTGCCGGCGGGCATGGCGCGCACCATGGCGTCCAGCGTCGTCAGGCCACGCTGGTAATCGTAGCCGAGGTCACCGACCATAAAGGTGGAGTAGACCATCTGTCCTTTCGGGTCGGATTCGATCACCAGGCCATCCTGATCGTCGACGTGCATCTTATAGTCCGCGCACTGCGAGCAGAAGATGAAAACCAGCGAAACGATGCTCAGCCGGGTAAATAGTTGTTGGTACTTCAAAATAGATATGGTCAATGTGCCGCTATAACCTCCTATGTTGTCGGTAGGTTCGGGTTGGCGTTACGCTTAAATAGTAAGGGTCAATCCACCACCTTGCGCCCGGTCTTTTATTCGTTCCTTAGCTTGCACCTGCGGCAGCGCCACGCAGTTAGTCCCGTACTCAGTCGGGGCGCCACGCAATGAGTCCTTCCTGGGCGCTGCCGCGGGTGCCCAGTAAAAACCGAGTAATGAAGAACGTCCTAATATGCCTGATCACGCTGACTTGTTTGTGCAGTTGTACCCCCAAAGCGAACGCCGTATTTGGTGAAGTGACCGGTGGGTTCGGCGCAAGTTTCGACCATTTCGCCATCAACGTGGATGACGTAGACGAAAGCGTCCGCTTCTACCAGAAAGTGTTGGACCTGCAAGAGATCGAGGACGGAACGGGTAAAGATCACATCCGCTGGCTGAGTCTGGGGAACGGCATGAGCCTCCACGTAATTGAATCGGACCGTAGCCAGGTTCGGACGCAGAAGGGCGTCCACCTCAGCGTGAGCGTGCTCGAATTTGATGCCTTCGTGAAACACCT carries:
- a CDS encoding VOC family protein gives rise to the protein MKNVLICLITLTCLCSCTPKANAVFGEVTGGFGASFDHFAINVDDVDESVRFYQKVLDLQEIEDGTGKDHIRWLSLGNGMSLHVIESDRSQVRTQKGVHLSVSVLEFDAFVKHLREIGLQFFSWQGVPMQTNDRPDGVRQVYFKDLDGYWVEVNDGRVIWSGTTR
- a CDS encoding (Fe-S)-binding protein codes for the protein MTVKTMAEFAAEDKTPEILFWVGCAGSFDDRAQKVTRAFAQILNAAGIEFAVLGDEEACTGDPARRAGNEFLYQMTALQNIEVLNMYGVKKMVTACPHCFNTIKNEYPALGGHYDIVHHTQLLQELIDAGRIKMTGGGEFKGKRITYHDSCYLGRANGIYEAPREVLESLDTQLVEMKRSKRNGLCCGAGGAQMWKEDEEGKKRINVERTEEALATGAEVIAVNCPFCLTMMTDGVTGKEKQEDVMVYDLSEMIVRQMA
- a CDS encoding SdiA-regulated domain-containing protein, with protein sequence MSLLKRPNLLSLIILGGIVIVASTYGFLTYTQSPDLEHYAVDPNYGFGYNFDRPDDVAKLPNDLAEISGLSPWFEDGKLLAVQDEDGELFIIDAKSGKVERSFKFDKDKDYEGVARKGDTIYVLEQDGDLHRLIYADSIEEYQAEKIETAFSYRNDTEGIAYDSLTDALLIVPKEEELNPGEDDYRHGIYSFSLVTNQIIAQPTYYIDEFEVGEAVYGKRSRYNFKPSGVAVDPITNDIYVIGSVGKILVVIDRESNIKHIELLKENIFRQPEGVEFSRNGDLYISSEAKGKKAVIARFSRKEKAGDKTNSNE
- a CDS encoding (Fe-S)-binding protein; its protein translation is MLQSIIFAVVAIAALGFAAFQFSKVYANIQLGKPEEITGPTSARWKNMILVAFGQKKMFKRPIPAILHLMLYVAFVFTQIELIEIFIDGIFGAHRWFLGPLGGMYNFIISTIEVLSVLAFIATVIFLVRRNLLFIPRLRKPEMQGWPTLDANLILIFELILLACIFTMNGTDVVLQDLDPDHYKATNFAVSGVIAPYIFGGMEASTLHVLERVGWWGHIIMVFVFLNYLPKSKHLHILLAFPNTFFARLKEKGEMINMPAIMYEVKSMMDIEDPNMPEMDPDAELPEFGANDIFDMSQIDLLGAYSCTECGRCTDVCPANITGKKLSPRKIVQNLRDRTEEVRTKIDSGDAEYAANKEEPVSADNFEDGRSLWDYITREEVHACTTCNACVEACPVLINPLEMILKLRRHEILTEAAGPQDWLPLFNSIENQQRAWSVGTSRTAWAEEA
- a CDS encoding Pycsar system effector family protein, coding for MSKSAEKEAAKEEEQGSKTNPIIDQARLHVRARFSTDLAPKFLFHNFAYAEEIAEKVAELAAAEGVDQQTQDLLVVAAYFYPLGYVGGADNVPDRSAEELTAFAEQNDLDLETPSGNVSDWITQAYTASEENSLPVRLLHDAATSWLGRKRFDRRADLLQLERDAIAGKEGDPVKFGNEIQETLLRHQFLTKAGLRDLDVRRRKNVAKQQSSNYKIEQKEVKAKTGKNFGRGIDTVYRTAFRTHVNLSSIADGKANMMISINTIILSIVVTLSGASLTAFEDTFFENPEFLVPIISLLLSSLTAVIFAVFSARPSVTEYTIKKDKLIKSKEASLLYFGNFLKLEKSDFVEHLSTVKLDQAALYDDLSRDLYDLGAVLHKKYLLLTISYNTFVGGLAIAVISFLIVFLMNVYAT